The Francisella hispaniensis FSC454 genome includes the window CATGCAAGAGTAGATTTTATCTACGATGATAGAGGTAATTTCTATATTATGGAGATAAACTCTTCACCAGGAATGACCGAGAATAGCTTATCACCTAAGTCAGCAGCTGCAGAAGGAGTTGATTTTGATAGTTTTGTGAAGAGAATAATAGAACAGGCGCAATGATAAAAATTATCAAGAAGTTTTTAATACTGAGCTTGTTACTGTTAGTAATTTTAGGTTCGTCTATTTTTGTTGCTGCTAAAACAGATAAAACAGTTTCAAAGATTGATGTCGTATCTAATGATGGACTTATTTATATATCTAAGCAAGATTTAATCAACAAAATTGCTATGCTTGATAATAAGCAATGGTTTGGTATTAATATTGCTAGTATTGAGAAATATATTTATTCAATTGATGGGGTTGACTATACGTTAGTAAAGAAAGTCTGGCCATCTACGTTAGTAATATATTTATATGACCATAAGCCTATAGCTTATTGGAATAATAATCAGATTCTCCTTGATAATATGCAAATTATCACTCCAACAGTTTTTAACTATAATGGCGATTTACCATATATCCAAAGCAAAGATGATAGTAGTAAAGACTATATATATCAAACCTATAATGAGTTAAATAGAATTGCCAAGCAAAATCATATGCAAATACTCAAAATCTCTTATAACGGTAACCAGTTTAGTATTTTACTCTCAGATGATATTGAAGTTGTGCTTGGATCAGTTAAG containing:
- a CDS encoding cell division protein FtsQ/DivIB, whose product is MIKIIKKFLILSLLLLVILGSSIFVAAKTDKTVSKIDVVSNDGLIYISKQDLINKIAMLDNKQWFGINIASIEKYIYSIDGVDYTLVKKVWPSTLVIYLYDHKPIAYWNNNQILLDNMQIITPTVFNYNGDLPYIQSKDDSSKDYIYQTYNELNRIAKQNHMQILKISYNGNQFSILLSDDIEVVLGSVKLKKRLELFFKSYMKIKDYKSVKYFDMRYSDGFAVKYK